In one window of Toxotes jaculatrix isolate fToxJac2 chromosome 10, fToxJac2.pri, whole genome shotgun sequence DNA:
- the LOC121188877 gene encoding protocadherin beta-16-like, translating into MVGGQIRYSIPEEMKKGSVIGNVAQDLGLDLKRLRSGRARIVTGENVHYTELKTDKGILVVNERIDREELCGDVTPCSFSFEVILENPMELHRITILIQDQNDNPPQVLYPVQTGGSVVAEMVPRSADVGYLVTKVVAVDVDSGQNAWLSYKLQKATDRALFEVGLQNGEIRTIRQVSDKDAVKQRLTVIVEDNGQPSRSATVIVNVAVADSFPEVLSEFTDFPHDKEYNDNLTFYLVLALAVVSFLFITCLVVIISVKIYRWRQSRILYHSNLPVIPYYPPRYSDTLGTGTLQHVYNYEVCRTTDSRKSDCKFGRAGSQNVLIMDPSSTGTMQRIQSEKSILDEPDSPLESIP; encoded by the exons ATGGTAGGTGGTCAGATTCGTTATTCTATaccagaggagatgaagaaaggCTCGGTCATAGGTAATGTGGCGCAGGACCTTGGCTTGGATCTGAAAAGGCTCCGTTCTGGGCGGGCCCGCATCGTGACCGGAGAAAACGTTCACTACACCGAGCTGAAGACAGACAAAGGGATCCTAGTCGTGAATGAGAGAATAGACCGAGAGGAGCTTTGCGGAGACGTAACGCCGTGTAGCTTCAGCTTCGAGGTTATTTTAGAGAATCCAATGGAACTGCACAGAATAAC aatactgaTCCAGGACCAGAACGACAACCCTCCTCAGGTTCTGTACCCAGTCCAGACTGGTGGCTCTGTGGTGGCTGAGATGGTGCCTCGTTCAGCAGATGTGGGCTATCTGGTGACTAAAGTGGTGGCTGTTGATGTGGACTCTGGACAGAATGCCTGGCTGTCCTATAAACTgcagaaagccacagacagggcgCTGTTTGAAGTGGGCTTACAGAATGGAGAAATCAGAACTATCCGCCAAGTCAGTGATAaagatgcagtcaaacagagactgactgttATAGTGGAGGACAACGGGCAGCCCTCTCGTTCAGCTACAGTCATTGTCAACGTGGCGGTGGCGGACAGCTTCCCTGAAGTGCTGTCGGAGTTCACTGACTTTCCACATGACAAGGAGTACAATGACAACCTGACTTTTTACTTAGTGCTGGCTCTGGCTgtagtttccttcctcttcatcacctgtttagttgttattatatcagtgaaaatctacagatggagacagtctcGCATCCTGTATCACTCCAATCTGCCTGTGATTCCATATTATCCACCACGTTACTCAGACACTTTGGGGACAGGGACTCTCCAACACGTGTACAATTACGAGGTGTGCAGGACGACTGACTCCAGAAAGAGTGACTGTAAGTTCGGCAGAGCTGGTAGTCAGAACGTGCTGATAATGGACCCCAGTTCTACAGGAACGATGCAGCGGATTCAGAGTGAGAAGAGCATCCTGGATGAACCAGACTCTCCTCTAGAG TCCATCCCCTGA
- the LOC121188185 gene encoding protocadherin gamma-A11-like, with translation MVGGQIRYSIPEEMKKGSVIGNVAQDLGLDLKRLRSGRARIVTGENVHYTELKTDKGILVVNERIDREELCGDVTPCSFSFEVILENPIELHRITVEVLDINDHAPVFPNKDKPISFEISESAVVGVQFPLQSAEDLDVGQNALQDYVLSPNDNFILKQHANPDGSKYVEMVLQKPLDREQRPHLSLKLIAVDGGTPQRSGTVNIEVTVLDANDNIPVFNQSVYKASVMENTVRGTNVITVNATDADSGSNGLIIYSLSKMKGGAADIFSIDENTGTISVSGQIDYEKDRKYEMRVEAKDHGGLIGTSKVIFDVIDVNDNAPVINIMSFSNPVSEDARPGTTIAVLNVKDADSEKNGQIKCSIDGKLPFKIESSLTNYYNLVSDQHFDRESISEYNITITATDFGSPPLSSSAKLHLKISDVNDNAPLFDKSSYSAYITENNSPGFSIFAVSARDSDWNQNARISYLLEDTQVSGSPVSTYVSLNSETGVLSAVRSFDYEQIKELQLVVKAQDGGSPPLSSNVTVKILIQDQNDNPPQVLYPVQTGGSVVAEMVPRSADVGYLVTKVVAVDVDSGQNAWLSYKLQKATDRALFEVGLQNGEIRTIRQVSDKDAVKQRLTVIVEDNGQPSRSATVIVNVAVADSFPEVLSEFTDFPHDKEYNDNLTFYLVLALAVVSFLFITCLVVIISVKIYRWRQSRILYHSNLPVIPYYPPRYSDTLGTGTLQHVYNYEVCRTTDSRKSDCKFGRAGSQNVLIMDPSSTGTMQRIQSEKSILDEPDSPLEVS, from the coding sequence ATGGTAGGTGGTCAGATTCGTTATTCTATACcggaggagatgaagaaaggCTCGGTCATAGGCAATGTGGCGCAGGACCTTGGCTTGGATCTGAAAAGGCTCCGTTCTGGGCGGGCCCGCATCGTGACCGGAGAAAACGTTCACTACACCGAGCTGAAGACAGACAAAGGGATCCTAGTCGTGAATGAGAGAATAGACCGAGAGGAGCTTTGCGGAGACGTAACGCCGTGTAGCTTCAGCTTCGAGGTGATTTTAGAAAACCCGATCGAACTGCACAGAATAACTGTTGAGGTTTTGGATATAAACGATCACGCTCCCGTTTTCCCAAACAAAGATAAACCGATCAGTTTTGAAATAAGTGAATCAGCTGTAGTGGGAGTTCAGTTTCCACTGCAGAGTGCAGAGGATCTTGATGTGGGGCAGAACGCGCTGCAAGATTATGTTTTGTCTCCAAACgacaattttattttgaagcaaCATGCAAATCCAGACGGAAGTAAATACGTTGAAATGGTGCTCCAGAAGCCTTTAGACAGAGAACAACGTCCACATTTGTCTTTAAAACTAATCGCAGTTGACGGAGGAACACCACAGAGATCTGGTACAGTGAATATAGAAGTCACTGTGTTAGATGCCAACGACAATATTCCGGTTTTTAATCAGTCAGTGTATAAAGCATCTGTCATGGAAAACACAGTGAGGGGCACAAACGTTATTACTGTAAATGCCACAGACGCAGACAGTGGTTCAAACGGACtcattatttacagtttgtCTAAAATGAAAGGAGGCGCAGCAGATATATTCAGTATTGATGAAAACACCGGGACGATTTCTGTGTCCGGTCAAATAGAttatgaaaaagacagaaaatatgagATGAGGGTCGAGGCAAAGGATCATGGCGGTTTGATTGGTACCAGCAAAGTAATATTTGATGTTATTGATGTGAACGACAATGCTCCGGTTATAAATATTATGTCGTTTTCTAACCCGGTATCCGAGGACGCGCGACCTGGTACGACGATTGCTGTTTTGAATGTAAAAGATGCAGATTCCGAGAAAAATGGGCAAATAAAATGTTCTATAGATGGAAAACTTCCCTTTAAAATCGAGTCATCTCTAACAAACTATTACAATTTAGTGTCCGATCAACATTTTGATCGAGAATCCATCTCTGAATATAACATAACAATAACAGCCACAGATTTTGGCTCTCCTCCACTTTCTAGCTCCGCAAAATTACATCTAAAAATCTCCGACGTGAACGACAACGCACCATTATTTGATAAAAGCAGCTATTCTGCTTATATCACAGAGAATAACTCACCTGGATTTTCAATATTTGCTGTGAGCGCGAGGGACTCTGATTGGAATCAGAATGCCAGAATCTCGTATCTTTTAGAGGACACGCAGGTCAGTGGTAGTCCAGTTTCTACTTATGTGTCTTTAAACTCTGAAACTGGAGTTCTTAGTGCGGTTCGCTCCTTTGATTATGAGCAAATTAAAGAGCTTCAGCTTGTGGTCAAAGCTCAGGATGGaggctctcctccactcagtagcaatgtgacagtgaaaatactgaTCCAGGACCAGAACGACAACCCTCCTCAGGTTCTGTACCCAGTCCAGACTGGTGGCTCTGTGGTGGCTGAGATGGTGCCTCGTTCAGCAGATGTGGGCTATCTGGTGACTAAAGTGGTGGCTGTTGATGTGGACTCTGGACAGAATGCCTGGCTGTCCTATAAACTgcagaaagccacagacagggcgCTGTTTGAAGTGGGCTTACAGAATGGAGAAATCAGAACTATCCGCCAAGTCAGTGATAaagatgcagtcaaacagagactgactgttATAGTGGAGGACAACGGGCAGCCCTCTCGTTCAGCTACAGTCATTGTCAACGTGGCGGTGGCGGACAGCTTCCCTGAAGTGCTGTCGGAGTTCACTGACTTTCCACACGACAAGGAGTACAATGACAACCTGACTTTTTACTTAGTGCTGGCTCTGGCTgtagtttccttcctcttcatcacctgtttagttgttattatatcagtcaaaatctacagatggagacagtctcGCATCCTGTATCACTCCAATCTGCCTGTGATTCCATATTATCCACCACGTTACTCAGACACTTTGGGGACAGGGACTCTCCAACACGTGTACAACTACGAGGTGTGCAGGACGACTGACTCCAGAAAGAGTGACTGTAAGTTCGGCAGAGCTGGTAGTCAGAACGTGCTGATAATGGATCCCAGTTCTACAGGGACGATGCAGCGGATTCAGAGTGAGAAGAGCATCCTGGATGAACCAGACTCTCCTCTAGAGGTGAGTTAG